The proteins below are encoded in one region of Conger conger chromosome 17, fConCon1.1, whole genome shotgun sequence:
- the pou2f1b gene encoding POU domain, class 2, transcription factor 1b yields MADGGAASQHESSGPESRMSNPSETSKGAMETGNGNTGAQTNGLDFQRQTVQATSAITNAHTQALLQQSKTEDSGEPAASSQQGAPPQTQLMLTGGQIAGLTLTPAQQQLLIQQAQAQLLAAAVQHSANQQNNTTGATISASAATPITQIPLSQPIQITPDLQQLQQQNLNLQQFVLVQPGHPIATQLQPAHFIISQTPQGQQSLLQAQNLLTQLPQSQANLLTQPSITLTTQPATPTRTIAATPIQTLPHSQTTPKRIDTPSLEEPSDLEELEQFAKTFKQRRIKLGFTQGDVGLAMGKLYGNDFSQTTISRFEALNLSFKNMCKLKPLLEKWLNDAENLTSDQAMSSPSSLGSSAMGLEGLNRRRKKRTSIETNIRVALEKSFLEQNQKPTSEEITMIADQLNMEKEVIRVWFCNRRQKEKRINPPSSSANSTPIKAIFSPTTPMIPSTASLVTSNTPTTLTVNPVLPLTSTAVTSLGFTGTTIGAMTTNTASVISSTPMATSVVTTPSLSPSPSVLHTTGAESGGGTEGAVVTQAPTSLAATLGAGQVMVTASGLSAALQGAQLPPSASLAAMAAAAGLSPGLMASSQFTPGGALLSLAPGGLGSALSPALMSNSTLATIQGVWSALASGGITSLDGSGNLLFASTSAGSTPNLVTAPLFLNPQNLSLLTSNPVSLVSAGGAGGAGGALNLQVTSAAVAHGDTHHSVVTSAPVPATTITTASKAQ; encoded by the exons atggcGGATGGAGGAGCAGCGAGTCAACATGAGAGTTCGGGACCAG AGTCAAGAATGAGTAATCCGTCAGAAACGAGTAAAGGTGCAATGGAGACTGGGAATGGCAACACag GTGCCCAAACAAATGGACTGGACTTTCAGAGACAAACTGTGCAGGCAACGAGCGCGATCaccaacgcgcacacacaagccCTGCTGCAACAG TCTAAAACCGAGGATTCGGGGGAGCCTGCGGCCtccagccagcagggggcgccgcCCCAGACACAGCTGATGTTGACCGGGGGACAGATCGCTGGA ctGACCCTCACTCCAGCGCAGCAGCAGTTGTTGATTCAGCAGGCCCAGGCTCAGCTCCTCGCTGCAGCCGTGCAGCACTCTGCCAACCAGCAGAACAACACCACAGGGGCCACCATCTCTGCGTCAGCGGCTACGCCCATCACCCAgatccccctctctcagcccatCCAGATCACGCCT GACCTGCAGCAGTTGCAGCAGCAGAACTTGAACCTGCAGCAGTTTGTGCTGGTGCAGCCGGGCCACCCCATCGCCACTCAGCTGCAGCCCGCGCATTTCATCATCTCTCAGACTCCACAGGGGCAGCAGA GTCTTCTGCAGGCCCAGAACCTGCTAACCCAACTACCTCAAAGCCAAGCCAACCTCCTGACTCAGCCAAGCATCACCCTCACCACGCAG CCGGCGACGCCCACGCGCACGATAGCTGCCACGCCCATCCAGACACTTCCGCACAGCCAGACGACACCAAAGCGCATCGACACCCCCAGTCTGGAGGAGCCCAGtgacctggaggagctggagcagtTCGCCAAGACCTTCAAACAGAGGCGCATCAAACTGGGCTTCACTCAG GGGGACGTTGGCCTCGCCATGGGCAAACTGTACGGAAACGACTTCAGCCAGACCACCATCTCTCGCTTCGAGGCCCTGAACCTCAGCTTTAAGAACATGTGCAAGCTCAAGCCCCTGCTGGAGAAGTGGCTCAATGATGCAG AGAATCTGACGTCTGACCAGGCCATGAGCAGCCCCTCGTCGCTGGGCTCCTCGGCCATGGGGCTGGAAGGGCTCAACCGCCGCCGCAAGAAACGAACCAGCATCGAGACCAACATCAGAGTGGCCTTAGAGAAGAGCTTTCTGGAG CAGAACCAAAAACCTACCTCTGAGGAGATCACCATGATCGCGGACCAGCTCAACATGGAGAAGGAGGTGATCCGCGTGTGGTTCTGCAACCGCCGGCAGAAGGAGAAGCGGATCAACCCCCCCAGCAGCAGTGCCAACAGCACCCCCATCAAAGCAATCTTCTCCCCAACCACCCCCATG aTCCCCAGCACGGCGAGCCTTGTGACCAGTAACACACCGACCACGTTGACTGTAAACCCCGTCCTGCCTCTCACCAGCACGGCCGTCACCAGCCTCGGCTTCACTG GCACGACCATCGGGGCGATGACCACCAACACGGCGTCGGTGATCTCCAGCACGCCCATGGCGACCTCGGTGGTGACCACGCCGtctctcagcccctccccctcggtGCTGCACACCACGGGGGCGGAGTCTGGGGGCGGCACGGAGGGGGCGGTAGTGACGCAGGCTCCCACCTCGCTGGCCGCAAcgctgggggcggggcaggtgaTGGTGACGGCCTCCGGGCTCTCCGCCGCCCTCCAGGGGGCCCAGCTGCCCCCCAGCGCCAGCCTGGCTGCCATGGCGGCTGCAGCCGGACTCAGCCCCGGCCTCATGGCCTCCTCGCAGTTCACTCCTGG tggggCCTTGCTGAGCCTGGCTCCTGGTGGTTTGGGCAGTGCCCTGAGTCCAGCCCTGATGAGTAACAGCACCTTGGCCACCATTCAAGGTGTGTGGAGCG ctctggcGTCGGGCGGCATCACCTCTCTGGACGGCAGCGGGAACCTGCTGTTCGCCAGCACCAGTGCAGGGAGCACCCCCAACCTGGTGACCGCACCCCTGTTCCTGAACCCCCAGAACCTCTCCCTCCTGACCAGCAACCCGGTCAGCCTGGTGTCTGCGGGCGGGGCcggcggggcgggcggggccctCAACCTGCAGGTGACCTCTGCCGCCGTCGCCCACGGCGACACCCATCACAGCGTGGTGACTTCCGCCCCCGTTCCCGCGACAACCATCACCACCGCCTCCAAGGCCCAATGA
- the LOC133116946 gene encoding serine/threonine/tyrosine-interacting-like protein 2 has translation MASGGNNDNDPDQEVPEDSRADVRSIQSYYLRCPSPSRSTVISETESIFLEPIHLSSAVAAKKIIREELKPRAVKVRPVPESMLESARQLMFEDLYIRVKDMLDDTSSYNTPCLLDIQRALVQDRLEAPFNPVDEVWPNIFIAEKTVALNKSRLKRMGITHILNAAHATGVYTSKDFYKHMKIRYHGVEVDDFPYVDISLHFRKAAEFLDEALLTHQGKVLVNSVMGISRSAVLVAAYLMIFHHMTIMEALLVLRKKRPICPNEGFLKQLRQLNEALLQERDGDERSDNLSQGSAIEAHTHQEEEQSVLGTEVHSIAVEEENYGKSEMSSVAPITQRCALTEQNQQREDEAPNLPNEQKVDVVNECMVREWQQKNERYQGEDWCQAKLPREDKDTLLAGSDHLPGNLESVRSVDVQTLKEKLWARGTWRYPQEDSTSTMGSSYADMGKQRLVETEKEPANQYRSRHQDEGNMTRAMYQQVDDGSLSETRPLYRSCLKNKDTLTPLEWRHVRRIQFGWNEDTDIMKTHITDWDTKVPGLEDVDLTAYQAWKLKQQKKMGAQNKDEIVDLSRDRDSASAKRKEHHENILEHSHRSLEEGQSTSGWDTESLLSIGSVPVSTAWSKVSNRSASDNATSLLSMQSSCSSLSQIHSELGQSDPPMIPSQTAPQVLIEPTALLPDTQKPEVVNLTSIQNLISNVVTENLFQKQDEAMKMEENVPPNMLSCGENTVDEGKTSIQSEASYLSSLSQSRPESVLSAHATSSFSSKGAYKGKITDTSVPLCSLFQDQVDKLDAVDKEIKFEMRGKITTYEMQKTATDNKRSTLFNKKPKEESNEDDEDHSVEMSSKHNPTQTPTHSTHPECRNAKGTKPQNSSYFPFEEQVTEGTFAREQEEHERISRFYPRAVSERSASNQFQAGGTNVESHQDPCSELPHHSKLPPVEDFLSNSLAESKSRRMWRSYTTDVEEKEEEELQDYTVKRKVRH, from the exons ATGGCGTCCGGGGGGAATAATGACAATGATCCAGATCAGGAGGTACCAGAAGACAGCAGGGCCGATGTCAGGTCCATCCAGTCCTACTATCTCCGCTGTCCTTCCCCCAGCAG GTCCACAGTGATTTCAGAAACAGAGAGCATCTTCCTGGAACCCATCCACCTCTCTTCTGCAGTGGCTGCCAAAAAGATTATCAGAGAGG AGCTGAAGCCACGAGCAGTCAAGGTCAGGCCAGTTCCAGAGAGCATGCTCGAGTCAGCCAGGCAGCTCATGTTTGAGGATCTGTACATCCGTGTGAAGGACATGTTGGATGACACCAGCTCTTATAACACCCCGTGCCTGCTGGACATTCAGCGAGCCTTGGTGCAAGACCGACTGGAGGCACCCTTCAACCCTGTTGACGAGGTGTGGCCCAACATCTTCATTGCAGAAAA AACAGTAGCACTCAACAAGTCACGTCTGAAACGGATGGGAATCACCCACATCTTGAACGCAGCCCATGCCACAGGTGTATATACGAGCAAAGATTTCTACAAGCACATGAAAATCCGGTACCATGGAGTCGaagtggatgacttcccatacGTGGACATCTCCCTGCACTTCCGCAAGGCTGCAGAGTTTCTGGATGAGGCCCTGCTGACACATCAAG GAAAGGTGCTGGTGAACTCCGTCATGGGAATCAGTCGCTCCGCAGTTCTTGTGGCAGCCTACCTCATGATCTTCCATCACATGACCATCATGGAGGCCCTGCTGGTGCTTCGTAAGAAGCGGCCCATCTGCCCTAATGAGGGTTTCCTGAAGCAGCTGCGTCAGCTGAACGAGGCcctgctgcaggagagagatggggatgaACGCAGTGACAATCTCAGCCAGGGCTCTGCTATCGAGGCACACACTCAtcaggaagaggagcagagtgTCCTGGGTACTGAAGTGCATTCCATTGCCGTGGAGGAGGAGAATTATGGCAAGAGTGAGATGAGCAGTGTGGCACCCATTACCCAGAGGTGTGCCCTTACGGAACAAAACCAGCAAAGGGAAGATGAGGCACCCAATCTGCCCAATGAACAGAAGGTGGATGTCGTCAATGAGTGCATGGTCCGTGAGTGGCAGCAGAAGAATGAAAGGTACCAGGGTGAAGACTGGTGTCAGGCAAAGCTGCCAAGAGAAGATAAGGACACCCTCCTGGCTGGAAGTGACCACCTTCCAGGGAACTTGGAGAGTGTCCGCAGTGTAGACGTTCAGACCCTGAAGGAAAAGCTGTGGGCCAGAGGGACGTGGCGCTACCCACAGGAAGACTCCACATCCACTATGGGAAGCAGCTATGCTGACATGGGGAAACAGCGACTTGTAGAGACTGAAAAGGAGCCAGCGAACCAATACAGGAGCAGACACCAGGATGAGGGCAACATGACTAGGGCCATGTATCAACAAGTAGATGATGGGAGTCTCTCAGAGACTCGCCCCCTCTACAGGTCCTGTTTGAAGAATAAGGACACATTGACACCTCTTGAGTGGAGGCATGTGAGGCGGATCCAGTTTGGGTGGAATGAGGACACTGACATCATGAAGACACACATTACTGACTGGGACACCAAAGTACCTGGGCTGGAAGATGTTGACCTCACAGCATACCAGGCTTGGAAACTGAAACAGCAAAAGAAGATGGGAGCTCAGAATAAGGATGAGATTGTAGATCTCAGCAGAGATCGGGACTCTGCGTCAGCTAAGAGGAAGGAGCACCATGAGAATATCTTGGAGCACTCCCACCGAAGCCTGGAGGAAGGTCAGTCCACATCCGGCTGGGACACAGAGAGCTTGCTGAGCATTGGTAGTGTCCCAGTCTCCACAGCCTGGTCCAAAGTATCCAACAGGAGTGCAAGTGACAATGCCACCTCCTTGCTAAGCATGCAAAGCAGTTGTTCCTCTTTATCGCAGATCCACAGTGAACTGGGCCAATCGGATCCTCCCATGATCCCATCCCAAACTGCACCACAGGTCCTCATAGAGCCTACAGCCCTTTTGCCTGACACTCAGAAGCCTGAGGTAGTAAACTTAACCAGCATTCAGAATTTGATCTCCAATGTCGTAACAGAAAACCTTTTCCAAAAGCAAGATGAGGCGATGAAGATGGAGGAAAATGTGCCTCCAAACATGCTATCATGTGGGGAGAACACAGTGGATGAGGGTAAGACATCAATACAGAGCGAAGCCTCATACTTAAGCTCTCTATCCCAGAGCAGGCCTGAGTCTGTGCTTTCTGCCCATGCGACGTCTAGCTTCTCAAGCAAGGGTGCCTACAAAGGGAAGATCACGGACACTAGCGTACCCCTCTGCAGTCTCTTCCAGGACCAAGTGGACAAGTTGGACGCTGTGGATAAGGAGATTAAGTTTGAGATGAGGGGCAAGATAACTACCTATGAAATGCAGAAGACTGCCACAGACAACAAACGCAGCACCTTGTTCAACAAGAAGCCAAAAGAGGAGAGCAATGAGGATGATGAGGACCACAGTGTTGAAATGTCAAGTAAACACAACCCAACTCAAACCCCAACTCATTCCACTCACCCTGAGTGCCGTAATGCTAAGGGTACTAAGCCTCAAAACTCCAGTTACTTTCCATTTGAAGAGCAGGTCACAGAGGGCACATTTGCTAGGGAACAAGAGGAACATGAAAGGATATCAAGATTTTACCCCAGAGCTGTGAGTGAGCGGTCAGCATCCAATCAATTCCAAGCCGGTGGCACAAATGTTGAATCCCATCAAGATCCTTGTTCAGAACTTCCACACCACTCCAAGTTGCCCCCGGTAGAAGACTTCTTGTCCAATAGTCTGGCAGAATCCAAAAGCAGGAGAATGTGGAGATCTTACACTACTGATgtagaggagaaggaggaggaggagcttcaGGACTACACAGTAAAAAGGAAGGTCAGACACTAG